One genomic window of Eggerthella timonensis includes the following:
- a CDS encoding site-2 protease family protein → MDIVLMIVYTTLVLGFLVFIHEGGHYLASRAFGVRVTEFMLGLPGPNIGFTKWGTKFGVTPFLLGGYAKVCGMEPGEMSPHLEPVLAALYRRGTANMEDIARDCGITDDEAYEALDELVEWGSIAGPAKQDKYNTYRAPVVKPSKKQLAAGAVAYELGQARPVEDAHALFESEYKQQYRSLPFWKRSVILVAGVGVNLLFAVLLLVVVFSVIGLDMVNPDTGAIQHVVLTPLQALQFGFNYIGMVVQMVVGLFNPATAAETVSNSSSVIGIAAMSKTYFDLGAGYAMMFVVMISVSLGIMNLLPIPPLDGGRLVIEIFQKVSRKVVSMRALNYLSAAGMILFIGFFLFMANQDIQRFVFGNWG, encoded by the coding sequence ATGGATATCGTTTTGATGATCGTGTACACAACGCTCGTGCTCGGCTTCCTCGTGTTCATCCACGAGGGTGGGCACTACCTGGCCTCACGCGCCTTCGGCGTGCGCGTCACCGAGTTTATGCTGGGGCTTCCCGGCCCGAACATCGGCTTCACGAAATGGGGCACGAAGTTCGGCGTGACGCCCTTCCTCTTGGGCGGCTACGCGAAGGTGTGCGGCATGGAGCCAGGCGAGATGAGCCCGCACCTCGAGCCGGTGCTCGCCGCGCTCTACCGCCGCGGCACCGCGAACATGGAGGACATCGCCCGCGACTGCGGCATTACCGATGACGAGGCGTACGAGGCGCTCGACGAGCTCGTCGAATGGGGCAGCATCGCCGGTCCTGCCAAGCAGGACAAGTACAACACCTACCGAGCTCCCGTGGTCAAGCCGAGCAAGAAGCAGCTTGCCGCGGGCGCCGTTGCCTACGAGCTCGGCCAGGCGCGCCCAGTCGAAGACGCCCACGCACTGTTCGAGAGCGAGTACAAGCAGCAGTACCGCAGCCTGCCGTTCTGGAAGCGCTCCGTCATCCTCGTGGCCGGCGTGGGCGTGAACCTGCTGTTCGCCGTGCTGCTGCTCGTGGTAGTTTTCTCGGTTATCGGCCTCGATATGGTCAATCCCGACACGGGCGCCATCCAGCACGTGGTGCTCACCCCGCTGCAGGCGCTGCAATTCGGGTTCAACTACATCGGCATGGTGGTGCAGATGGTGGTCGGTCTGTTCAACCCGGCCACCGCGGCCGAGACGGTGTCGAACTCGTCGTCGGTCATCGGCATCGCAGCAATGTCAAAGACGTACTTCGACCTGGGCGCCGGCTACGCTATGATGTTCGTGGTCATGATCTCGGTGTCGCTCGGCATCATGAACCTGCTGCCTATCCCCCCGCTCGATGGCGGCCGTCTGGTAATCGAGATCTTCCAGAAGGTCTCGCGCAAGGTGGTGTCCATGCGCGCGCTTAACTACCTGAGCGCCGCCGGGATGATCCTGTTCATTGGTTTCTTCCTGTTCATGGCGAACCAGGACATCCAAAGGTTCGTGTTCGGCAACTGGGGGTAG
- the dxr gene encoding 1-deoxy-D-xylulose-5-phosphate reductoisomerase, translating to MRRIVVLGSTGSIGTQTLDVARRHADKLEVVGLAVNARADELLAQARSFGVRHLAVGDGRLAGEPIADELAAHVEGAKPASAASSLAEAFAQRGEGSLGFGADAVVDLVRLPEADIVVNALVGAAGLRASYETLAAGKVLALANKESLVVGGDLIMPLAAEPGRLMPIDSEHGAIYQCLLGEDPREVSRLWVTASGGPFRGRARAELESITPAAALAHPTWNMGAKISIDSSTLMNKGLEVIEAHHLFAMPYDRISVVVQPQSAIHSMVEYSDGSVKAHLGTTDMRIPIQFALSYPERWDAPVEPLDFTKLGSLEFAAPDTDTFRCLALARAAGERGGTLPCVMNAANEVAVAAFLAEEGSYLGIAQCVEAVMDAHERDGVQRVESLDQLEELDAWAREEARQRVVRV from the coding sequence ATGAGACGCATCGTTGTGTTGGGTTCCACGGGCTCCATCGGCACGCAGACGCTCGACGTGGCGCGCCGCCATGCCGACAAGCTCGAAGTGGTGGGCCTCGCGGTGAACGCGCGGGCCGACGAGCTGCTGGCGCAGGCGCGGTCGTTCGGCGTGCGCCACCTCGCGGTGGGCGACGGGCGCCTGGCGGGCGAGCCGATAGCCGACGAGCTGGCCGCGCACGTCGAGGGTGCGAAGCCGGCGAGTGCGGCCTCGTCACTTGCCGAGGCGTTCGCGCAGCGTGGCGAGGGGTCGCTCGGGTTCGGCGCCGACGCCGTGGTGGACCTCGTGCGCCTTCCCGAAGCCGACATCGTGGTGAACGCGCTCGTGGGCGCTGCGGGCCTGCGCGCCAGCTACGAGACGCTCGCGGCGGGCAAGGTGCTCGCGTTGGCGAACAAGGAGTCCCTCGTGGTGGGCGGCGACCTCATCATGCCCTTGGCCGCCGAACCGGGGCGCCTCATGCCCATCGACTCGGAGCACGGGGCCATCTACCAATGCCTGCTGGGCGAGGACCCGCGCGAGGTGTCGCGTTTGTGGGTGACGGCGTCGGGAGGACCGTTCCGCGGACGGGCGCGCGCCGAGCTGGAGAGCATCACGCCCGCGGCTGCGCTCGCGCATCCCACGTGGAACATGGGCGCGAAGATATCCATCGACTCGTCCACGCTCATGAACAAGGGGCTCGAGGTCATCGAGGCGCACCACCTGTTCGCCATGCCCTACGATCGCATCAGCGTGGTCGTGCAGCCGCAGAGCGCCATCCACTCCATGGTGGAGTATTCCGACGGCAGCGTGAAAGCCCACCTTGGCACCACCGATATGCGCATCCCCATCCAGTTCGCGCTGTCGTATCCCGAGCGCTGGGACGCGCCCGTCGAGCCGCTCGACTTCACGAAGCTCGGCAGCCTCGAGTTCGCCGCGCCCGACACCGACACGTTCCGCTGCCTCGCGCTGGCCCGCGCGGCCGGCGAGCGCGGCGGCACGCTGCCCTGCGTCATGAACGCCGCGAACGAGGTGGCCGTGGCCGCGTTCCTCGCCGAAGAGGGCAGCTACTTGGGGATCGCCCAGTGCGTCGAGGCCGTCATGGACGCCCACGAGCGCGACGGCGTCCAGCGCGTGGAGAGCCTCGACCAGCTCGAGGAGCTCGACGCCTGGGCCCGCGAGGAAGCGCGCCAGCGCGTCGTGCGGGTTTAG
- a CDS encoding phosphatidate cytidylyltransferase: MAPRPDEQVEAGDDRKRTGRIKDFAYEKTPKKLKNATDLQVRFRTGFVYVALSVLCILVSDWTTVAFLVVTAGITAGEFYYMLRSDAKLPNEMLGIIAAMLYPLSVFLLGLNGALFVSLALLLALIVWYVFWMRARVPDVGVSFFGAAYCGMLLSGLVVIRTALPQPWGGVLALGVFFSVWANDSFAYLVGSKIGKHKLAPRTSPKKSWEGFIAGLLGSAAFWCLMTLIPGVTMSIPQALLFGLLSGLMGVLGDLAESRIKRNSGFKDSGTIMPGHGGLLDRCDSLFLVAVTSAILLLGFGCIPFPVPLL; encoded by the coding sequence GTGGCACCGCGGCCCGACGAACAGGTTGAAGCAGGTGACGACCGCAAGCGCACGGGGCGCATCAAGGATTTCGCCTACGAGAAAACGCCGAAGAAGCTGAAGAACGCCACCGACTTGCAGGTGCGCTTTCGCACGGGCTTCGTGTACGTGGCGCTGTCGGTGCTGTGCATTCTCGTGAGCGATTGGACCACGGTGGCGTTCCTCGTGGTCACGGCCGGCATCACGGCTGGCGAGTTCTACTACATGCTGCGGTCGGACGCGAAGCTGCCCAACGAGATGCTTGGCATCATCGCGGCCATGCTGTACCCGCTCAGCGTGTTTTTGCTGGGTTTGAACGGCGCGCTGTTCGTGAGCCTCGCGCTCCTTCTGGCGCTGATCGTATGGTACGTGTTCTGGATGCGGGCGCGCGTGCCCGACGTGGGCGTGAGCTTCTTCGGCGCCGCGTACTGCGGTATGCTGCTGTCGGGCCTCGTGGTCATCCGCACGGCGCTGCCCCAGCCGTGGGGCGGCGTGCTGGCCCTCGGGGTCTTCTTCAGCGTGTGGGCGAACGACTCGTTCGCCTACCTCGTGGGAAGCAAGATCGGCAAGCACAAGCTGGCGCCGCGCACGAGCCCGAAGAAGAGCTGGGAGGGCTTCATTGCCGGGCTGCTCGGGTCGGCGGCGTTCTGGTGCTTGATGACGCTCATTCCGGGCGTGACGATGTCCATTCCGCAGGCGTTGCTGTTCGGCCTGCTCAGCGGCCTTATGGGCGTGCTCGGCGATCTGGCCGAGAGCCGCATCAAACGCAACTCGGGCTTCAAGGACTCCGGAACCATCATGCCGGGTCACGGCGGCCTGCTCGATCGTTGCGACTCGCTGTTCTTGGTGGCCGTCACCTCGGCCATCTTGCTGCTCGGCTTCGGCTGCATCCCGTTTCCCGTTCCGCTGCTCTAG
- a CDS encoding isoprenyl transferase, which produces MNKPLDYIFPNPPADLDPTRLDPAAVPSHVAVIMDGNGRWAKERGKNRLFGHKAGIEAVRETIRCASDVGVRYLTIYSFSSENWKRPQDEVIGLMNLFATTMLAEVDGLHEEHVRVMTIGRTDELPKKTRDAFAKAWEKTKDNDGMTLVVAVNYGGRVELLDAMRSYMDDAHAALREGRTPEPLTEEGLARHLYTADIPDPDLLIRTSGEMRVSNFLLWQIAYSEFVCTETLWPDFDRYELLRALLEFQSRDRRFGAVK; this is translated from the coding sequence TTGAACAAGCCGCTCGATTACATATTCCCGAACCCCCCGGCGGACCTCGATCCGACGCGTCTCGATCCGGCGGCGGTGCCAAGCCACGTGGCCGTCATCATGGACGGCAACGGCCGCTGGGCGAAGGAGCGGGGGAAGAACCGCCTGTTCGGCCACAAGGCCGGCATCGAGGCGGTGCGCGAGACCATCCGGTGCGCGTCCGACGTGGGCGTGCGCTACCTCACCATCTACTCGTTCTCGTCCGAGAACTGGAAGCGCCCGCAGGACGAGGTCATCGGCCTCATGAACCTGTTCGCCACCACGATGCTCGCCGAGGTGGACGGCCTGCATGAGGAGCACGTGCGCGTCATGACCATCGGCCGCACCGACGAGCTGCCGAAGAAGACGCGCGACGCGTTCGCGAAGGCGTGGGAGAAAACCAAGGACAACGACGGCATGACGCTGGTCGTGGCCGTGAACTACGGCGGTCGCGTCGAGCTGCTCGATGCTATGCGATCCTACATGGACGATGCGCATGCCGCGCTGCGCGAGGGTCGCACGCCCGAGCCGCTGACCGAGGAAGGGCTGGCGCGCCACCTGTACACGGCGGACATCCCCGATCCCGACCTGCTCATCCGCACGAGCGGCGAGATGCGCGTGTCGAACTTCCTGCTGTGGCAGATCGCCTATTCCGAATTCGTGTGCACCGAAACGCTGTGGCCGGATTTCGACCGCTACGAGCTTCTGCGCGCGCTGCTGGAATTCCAGTCGCGCGATCGCCGATTCGGGGCGGTGAAGTAG
- the frr gene encoding ribosome recycling factor codes for MSIDDSMLQAEERMDKALASLGEAFASVRTGRANAMVLDRIRVDYYGVPTPVNQMAGVKTPDAHMLVIEPWDKGVLGAIEHAIMQSDLGVTPSNDGSVIRLPFPALTEERRRELVKQCKTYAEEARVAVRNARRDANASIERAVKEESLPEDDERRGQAEVQKLTDKYIAEIDEAFKKKEAEVMEI; via the coding sequence ATGAGTATAGACGACAGCATGTTGCAAGCCGAGGAGCGCATGGACAAGGCGCTGGCTTCGCTGGGCGAGGCGTTCGCGTCCGTCCGCACCGGGCGTGCGAACGCCATGGTGCTCGACCGTATCAGGGTGGACTATTACGGCGTGCCGACGCCGGTGAACCAGATGGCGGGCGTCAAGACGCCCGATGCGCACATGCTGGTCATCGAGCCGTGGGACAAAGGCGTGCTCGGCGCCATCGAGCACGCGATCATGCAGAGCGATCTGGGCGTGACCCCGTCGAACGACGGCTCCGTCATCCGCCTGCCGTTTCCTGCGCTCACCGAGGAGCGCCGGCGCGAGCTGGTGAAGCAGTGCAAGACGTACGCTGAGGAAGCCCGCGTGGCCGTGCGCAACGCCCGTCGCGACGCGAACGCCTCCATCGAGCGCGCCGTCAAGGAAGAGAGCCTTCCCGAGGACGACGAGCGTCGCGGGCAGGCCGAGGTGCAGAAGCTCACCGACAAGTACATCGCCGAGATCGACGAGGCCTTCAAGAAGAAAGAAGCCGAAGTGATGGAGATTTAA
- the pyrH gene encoding UMP kinase translates to MSEGYRYDRVLLKLSGEALAGDVGYGIDPKVVDDLADQIAEIVRAGVQMAVVVGGGNIFRGLAGSAEGMDRAQADYIGMLATVMNALALQDAFERHGIFSRVQSAINMQEVSEPYIRRRAIRHMEKGRVVILAAGTGNPYFTTDTTAALRACELDVDVLMKATKVDGVYDSDPKKNPDAQRFDRISYMDVLSRGLNVMDSTATSLCMDNDVPMIVFDLTVKGNISRALKGEDVGTTVESR, encoded by the coding sequence ATGTCTGAAGGATACCGATACGACCGCGTGCTGCTCAAGTTGTCTGGCGAGGCGCTGGCGGGCGACGTCGGCTACGGCATCGATCCGAAGGTGGTGGACGACCTCGCCGATCAGATCGCCGAAATCGTGCGCGCCGGCGTGCAGATGGCCGTTGTCGTGGGCGGCGGCAACATCTTCCGCGGGCTGGCCGGATCGGCCGAGGGCATGGACCGTGCGCAGGCCGACTACATCGGCATGCTGGCCACGGTGATGAACGCGCTCGCCCTCCAGGACGCCTTCGAGCGCCACGGCATCTTCTCCCGCGTGCAGAGCGCCATCAACATGCAGGAAGTGTCCGAGCCCTACATCCGCCGTCGCGCCATCCGCCACATGGAGAAGGGCCGTGTGGTCATCCTGGCCGCCGGCACGGGCAACCCCTACTTCACCACCGACACCACGGCCGCGCTGCGCGCGTGCGAGCTGGACGTGGACGTGCTGATGAAGGCCACGAAGGTGGACGGCGTGTACGACAGCGACCCCAAGAAGAACCCCGACGCCCAGCGCTTCGACCGCATCAGCTACATGGACGTGCTGTCGCGCGGCCTCAACGTCATGGACTCCACGGCCACGTCGCTGTGCATGGACAACGACGTGCCCATGATCGTGTTCGACCTGACGGTCAAAGGCAACATTTCGCGCGCTTTGAAGGGCGAAGACGTCGGAACCACGGTAGAATCGCGGTAG
- a CDS encoding S1C family serine protease, with protein sequence MTDTHGTPGNGPVPPTQGDEHAQHAAPTGQQPYYQQQQQYYQQPQHPQHPAGAVTVEKKSHGGRTFLLAFLGAAVACAIGLGGFGIWQSMNGGSSSSNDGGQSTQLGSQNSGSINATDAESDQTLAEAVAQKALPSVAAIDVYANQSNAGGMYGFGSNSGSSSDTLTEASLGSGVVLTEDGYIITNYHVIAGGDAYKVTVEGETYDAEVVGSDPSSDIAVIKAKDASGLTPIEIGNSDDLIIGEWVMTIGSPFGLEQSVATGIVSATSRSQIMDASTDQYGQSSGETTIYPNMIQTDAAINPGNSGGALVDADGKLIGINTLITSYSGNYSGVGFAIPVNYAVNLAQQIIDGKTPTHAQLGVSLSTVNAQNAQRYGLSVDEGAYVAAVSEGSGAAEAGLQEGDIITKFDGQDVASASDLMLDVRSKNPGDKVTLDVNRNGETKQVEVTLGSDENSQSASTQQNNAQESMLERLFGGGSSSSQQDAA encoded by the coding sequence ATGACCGATACCCATGGCACCCCTGGCAACGGCCCCGTGCCGCCGACGCAAGGCGACGAGCATGCCCAGCATGCCGCCCCGACGGGCCAGCAGCCGTACTATCAGCAGCAACAGCAGTACTACCAGCAGCCGCAACATCCCCAGCATCCGGCAGGGGCGGTGACCGTCGAGAAGAAGTCGCACGGAGGCCGCACGTTTTTGCTCGCCTTCTTGGGTGCGGCCGTCGCGTGCGCCATCGGCTTGGGCGGCTTCGGCATCTGGCAGTCCATGAACGGCGGCTCGTCCTCGAGCAACGACGGAGGCCAGTCGACCCAGCTCGGCTCGCAGAACTCCGGCAGCATCAACGCCACCGACGCCGAGTCCGACCAGACGCTGGCCGAGGCCGTGGCGCAGAAGGCCCTGCCCTCCGTGGCCGCCATCGACGTGTACGCGAACCAGTCCAACGCCGGCGGCATGTACGGTTTCGGCTCGAATTCCGGTTCCAGCTCGGATACGCTGACCGAAGCGTCGCTCGGCAGCGGCGTCGTGCTCACCGAAGACGGCTACATCATCACGAACTACCACGTCATCGCCGGCGGCGATGCCTACAAGGTGACCGTCGAGGGCGAGACTTACGATGCCGAGGTCGTGGGCAGCGATCCCAGCTCCGACATCGCGGTCATCAAGGCCAAGGATGCCAGCGGCCTCACCCCCATCGAGATCGGCAACTCCGACGACCTCATCATCGGCGAGTGGGTCATGACCATCGGCAGCCCGTTCGGCCTTGAGCAGTCCGTCGCCACCGGCATCGTGTCGGCCACGAGCCGCTCGCAGATCATGGACGCCAGCACCGACCAGTACGGCCAGAGCTCCGGCGAGACCACCATCTACCCGAACATGATCCAGACCGATGCCGCCATCAACCCCGGTAACTCCGGCGGCGCGCTCGTCGACGCCGACGGCAAGCTCATCGGCATCAACACGCTGATCACGTCCTACTCGGGCAACTACTCCGGCGTCGGCTTCGCCATCCCGGTGAACTACGCGGTGAACCTCGCGCAGCAGATCATCGACGGCAAGACCCCGACCCATGCGCAGCTCGGCGTGTCGCTGTCCACGGTGAACGCCCAGAACGCGCAGCGCTACGGCCTGTCGGTTGACGAGGGCGCGTACGTGGCGGCCGTCAGCGAGGGCTCCGGCGCCGCCGAGGCCGGCCTGCAGGAAGGCGACATCATCACCAAGTTCGACGGTCAGGATGTCGCGTCCGCCAGCGACCTCATGCTGGACGTCCGCTCCAAGAACCCCGGCGACAAGGTGACCCTCGACGTGAACCGCAACGGCGAGACCAAGCAGGTCGAGGTCACGCTCGGCTCCGACGAGAACAGCCAGAGCGCTTCGACCCAGCAGAACAACGCCCAGGAGTCCATGCTCGAGCGCCTCTTCGGCGGCGGCTCCAGCAGCTCCCAGCAGGACGCGGCGTAA
- a CDS encoding D-alanyl-D-alanine carboxypeptidase, whose product MAESSSPRRTMRQRFQALYVRVLLRLLPHLINAFKHVSPKIRAEVDYLEPGYTFMLSVNGTSLACACRRTASGAFKRVPPDRLATDVEPGSGLASADAQAVTVDYVIAFRSLAYAFSCFSGGTTLKAALAERAFSTRGPNNTGVSLTYMFTALLKLFFGWRAAYRASAARPSSPSAPRA is encoded by the coding sequence ATGGCCGAATCATCTTCCCCTCGCCGCACCATGAGACAGCGTTTCCAAGCGCTCTACGTCCGGGTGCTGTTGCGGTTGCTGCCGCATCTGATCAACGCGTTCAAACACGTCTCGCCGAAAATCCGCGCGGAGGTGGATTACCTGGAGCCGGGCTACACGTTCATGCTGTCCGTGAACGGGACGAGCCTGGCGTGCGCGTGCCGGCGCACGGCGTCCGGCGCGTTCAAGCGCGTGCCTCCCGACCGTCTGGCCACCGACGTGGAACCCGGCAGCGGCCTGGCCAGCGCCGACGCGCAGGCCGTCACCGTCGATTACGTCATCGCGTTCCGTTCGCTGGCCTACGCGTTCAGCTGCTTCTCGGGCGGCACGACGCTCAAAGCCGCTCTCGCCGAGCGCGCGTTCTCCACGCGCGGGCCCAACAACACGGGCGTCTCCCTCACCTATATGTTCACGGCGCTGCTGAAGCTGTTCTTCGGATGGCGGGCCGCGTACCGCGCGTCCGCCGCCCGCCCGTCGTCCCCGTCCGCCCCGCGCGCCTGA
- a CDS encoding iron-containing alcohol dehydrogenase: MQGFEFSCPTKIVAGAHALDKLPDEVADRGMKHPLVMTDAGLVKLGVAAKLTDVLDAADVAYEIFDQVPPDSSMDVVNEVAHLFTERACDGFVAIGGGSVIDTTKGAAASLACEGVDFATLQGSEILHADLPPLIAVPTTAGTGSEVTLVAVVADTKKHAKLSFTSYKLVPHVAILDPALTSSLPPKLTATTGMDALTHAIEAYTSIQKNPVSDAFAMKAIELIADNLPLACRDGANAEARTSLALASLMAGAAFSNAMVGIVHAIGHSLGGLCHIPHGQAMMMLLPHCVRFNLDRGIHAGVYGQLLGALAPARAAALGADAAPGVRDEAFAEHLFSLNELYRDGYGVPLKLSDLGVSRDDLPAVAKQARYDGAALYNETEITLEDALAILEAVY; the protein is encoded by the coding sequence ATGCAAGGATTCGAGTTTTCCTGCCCCACGAAAATCGTAGCCGGCGCGCACGCGCTGGACAAGCTGCCCGACGAGGTGGCCGACCGCGGCATGAAGCACCCGCTGGTCATGACCGATGCCGGCCTCGTGAAGCTGGGCGTGGCCGCGAAGCTGACCGACGTGCTGGACGCCGCCGACGTAGCCTACGAGATATTCGACCAGGTGCCGCCCGACTCGTCGATGGACGTGGTGAACGAGGTAGCGCACCTGTTCACGGAGCGCGCCTGCGATGGGTTCGTGGCCATCGGCGGCGGCTCGGTCATCGACACGACGAAGGGCGCTGCCGCCTCGCTTGCCTGCGAGGGCGTCGATTTCGCCACGCTGCAGGGCTCCGAGATCCTGCACGCCGACCTGCCGCCGCTCATCGCCGTGCCCACGACGGCCGGCACCGGCAGCGAGGTGACGCTCGTGGCCGTGGTGGCCGACACGAAAAAGCACGCGAAGCTGTCGTTCACCTCCTACAAGCTCGTGCCGCACGTGGCCATCCTCGACCCCGCGCTCACGTCCTCGCTGCCGCCCAAGCTGACGGCAACCACCGGCATGGACGCACTCACGCACGCCATCGAGGCGTACACGTCCATCCAGAAGAACCCCGTGTCAGACGCGTTCGCCATGAAAGCCATCGAGCTCATCGCCGACAACCTGCCGCTGGCCTGCCGCGACGGGGCGAACGCCGAAGCGCGCACGAGCCTGGCGCTGGCCTCGCTCATGGCAGGCGCGGCGTTCTCGAACGCGATGGTGGGCATCGTCCACGCCATCGGCCACTCGCTGGGCGGCCTCTGCCACATCCCGCACGGCCAGGCCATGATGATGCTGCTCCCCCACTGCGTGCGGTTCAACCTGGACCGCGGCATCCATGCCGGAGTTTACGGCCAGCTGCTGGGCGCCCTCGCCCCCGCGCGCGCCGCGGCCCTGGGCGCCGATGCCGCGCCGGGCGTGCGCGACGAGGCGTTCGCCGAGCACCTGTTCTCGCTCAACGAGCTGTACCGCGACGGCTACGGCGTGCCCCTCAAGCTGTCCGATCTGGGCGTGTCGCGCGACGACCTGCCGGCCGTCGCCAAGCAGGCGCGCTACGACGGCGCCGCGCTGTACAACGAAACCGAGATCACGCTGGAAGACGCGCTCGCCATCCTCGAAGCCGTCTACTAG
- a CDS encoding aldehyde dehydrogenase, with protein sequence MTATPVHPVYESVADVEAAAQAMRDFYLTGATLDIDFRRQALVKLKAYLKANEERILGALTADLGKAPFEGYATELGLVYDEIATCLKHLSGWSKPRRVPTPIVHFHSTSKVYPSPLGVVLVLSPWNYPVQLALVPMVDAIAAGNCVALKPSRTSKHTSELLIDILANVFPPEFVRGFPGSGAMNDWLLEVRWDQIFFTGSPNVGHTIMEAAAKHLTPVVLELGGKSPCIVDETADVKRAAQRVAWGKGINCGQTCVAPDYFLVHERVADSFVGQLDACFHRYYGENVLACDEWPHMISQRHFERVMGLIEQRNPNATVAFGGHGDPDTLRIEPTCLRGVTLDDPVMNEEIFGPVLPILTYKTLDEAFSIVRTFEKPLATYVFSNDKHVQQRVIRELPFGGATVNDVVIHLANNHMGFGGVGNSGMGAYHGKVGFDCFTHYKSTLTKGTWIEMPIRNPPFGDKIKLLRMLMR encoded by the coding sequence ATGACCGCCACCCCCGTGCACCCCGTATACGAAAGCGTCGCCGACGTCGAAGCCGCCGCGCAGGCCATGCGCGATTTCTACCTGACGGGCGCCACGCTCGACATCGACTTTCGCCGCCAGGCCCTCGTGAAGCTCAAGGCGTACCTCAAGGCGAACGAGGAACGCATCCTCGGCGCGCTGACCGCCGATTTGGGCAAGGCGCCGTTCGAGGGCTACGCCACCGAGCTGGGGCTCGTCTACGACGAGATAGCAACCTGCCTCAAGCACCTGAGCGGCTGGTCGAAGCCGCGCCGCGTGCCCACCCCCATCGTGCACTTCCATTCCACGTCGAAGGTGTACCCGAGCCCTTTGGGCGTAGTGCTCGTGCTCAGTCCGTGGAACTACCCCGTGCAACTGGCGCTCGTGCCGATGGTGGACGCCATCGCCGCCGGCAACTGCGTGGCCCTCAAGCCCTCACGCACCTCGAAGCACACGAGCGAGCTTCTCATCGACATCCTGGCCAACGTGTTCCCGCCCGAGTTCGTGCGCGGGTTCCCCGGATCGGGCGCGATGAACGATTGGCTGCTCGAGGTGCGGTGGGACCAGATCTTCTTCACGGGCAGCCCGAACGTGGGCCATACCATCATGGAAGCGGCGGCGAAGCACCTGACGCCCGTGGTGCTGGAACTGGGCGGCAAGAGTCCCTGCATCGTGGACGAAACGGCCGACGTGAAGCGTGCGGCACAGCGTGTGGCCTGGGGAAAGGGCATCAACTGCGGACAGACCTGCGTCGCGCCCGACTACTTCCTCGTGCACGAGCGCGTGGCGGACAGCTTCGTCGGGCAGCTGGACGCGTGCTTTCACCGGTATTACGGCGAGAACGTCCTCGCCTGCGACGAATGGCCGCATATGATATCGCAGCGCCACTTCGAACGCGTGATGGGACTCATCGAGCAGCGCAACCCGAACGCCACGGTGGCATTCGGCGGTCACGGCGATCCCGACACGCTGCGCATCGAGCCCACCTGTCTGCGCGGCGTGACGCTCGACGACCCCGTCATGAACGAGGAGATCTTCGGGCCCGTGCTGCCCATCCTCACCTACAAGACGCTCGACGAGGCTTTCAGCATCGTGCGCACATTCGAGAAACCCCTGGCCACATACGTGTTCTCGAACGATAAGCACGTGCAGCAGCGCGTGATACGCGAGCTGCCGTTCGGCGGCGCCACCGTCAACGACGTGGTCATCCATCTCGCGAACAACCACATGGGCTTCGGCGGCGTAGGTAACTCAGGTATGGGCGCCTACCATGGCAAAGTGGGATTCGACTGCTTTACCCACTACAAGTCCACGCTCACGAAGGGCACCTGGATCGAGATGCCCATCCGCAATCCCCCGTTCGGCGACAAGATCAAGCTGCTGAGGATGCTGATGAGGTAA
- a CDS encoding Fic family protein, translating to MEPHALLGEYLRQKRIKLEGNLYHKTQVEMAYNSNRIEGSRLSVDQTRQIFETRTVSGDARFDDIVEAGNHFKLFDLMLDTADEPLDLDLLLAFHRVLKAGTMQAESDPVFAPGVLKTLPNEVGGVLTAAPDSVERELRDLLDSFDERCATLEQIADFHYRFERIHPFQDGNGRVSRVLMFRTCLVSDVLPFIVADGEKLFYLRGLANYAEEPGWLLDTCRSFQDRFAADYLSLVPRFRA from the coding sequence ATGGAACCGCATGCGCTGCTCGGCGAGTACCTGCGCCAGAAGAGGATCAAGCTTGAGGGCAACCTATATCACAAGACGCAGGTGGAGATGGCGTACAACTCGAACCGTATCGAGGGCAGCCGCCTATCGGTCGATCAGACCCGTCAGATATTCGAGACGCGTACCGTGTCCGGCGATGCCCGCTTCGATGACATCGTCGAAGCGGGAAATCATTTCAAGCTGTTCGACCTCATGCTGGACACGGCGGACGAACCTCTCGATCTCGACCTGCTGCTCGCGTTCCATCGGGTGCTCAAGGCGGGAACCATGCAAGCGGAATCGGATCCCGTCTTTGCGCCGGGCGTTTTGAAAACCCTTCCGAACGAAGTAGGCGGCGTGTTGACGGCTGCCCCTGATTCCGTTGAGCGCGAGTTGCGAGATCTCCTCGATTCGTTCGATGAACGGTGCGCGACCCTCGAGCAGATCGCCGATTTCCACTATCGTTTCGAGCGTATTCATCCGTTCCAGGACGGCAATGGCCGCGTCAGCCGTGTGCTCATGTTCCGTACGTGCCTTGTCTCCGACGTGCTGCCGTTCATAGTGGCCGATGGCGAAAAGCTCTTCTACCTGCGCGGCCTGGCGAACTATGCCGAAGAGCCGGGATGGCTTCTTGACACGTGCCGCTCGTTCCAAGATCGCTTTGCTGCCGACTACCTCTCTCTCGTTCCCCGCTTCCGGGCGTAG